The nucleotide sequence CATCAGGCAGAGGAGACTTTCTAATGGCAAATATTCTTCTGCTCGACAATGTGGATTCATTCACCTATAACCTCGTCGATCAATTACGTAATCATGGTCATCAGGTTGTTATCTATCGCAATACTGTGGCAACTGAAATGATTATGCAGCAATTAAGAATGCTCTCCTCTCCGCTATTGATGCTTTCACCGGGACCGGGTAAACCATCTGACTCAGGTTGTATGCCTCAATTACTCCAACAAATTATCGGCAAAATCCCAGTGATCGGCATCTGTCTTGGGCATCAAGCCATTATTGAAGCTTATGGTGGAAAAATTTCTGCTGCTGATGAAATCCTACACGGCAAAGCTTCTCTGGCAAAACACGATAATCAAGCTATGTTCGCTAATCTGGAAAACCCGCTACCCGTTGCCCGTTATCACTCTCTCACAGGTAGCCGAATTCCATCTGAACTGACTATTTCTGCCCGTTGTGGCGACACCGTGATGGCAGTTCGCCACGATAAACATAAAGTTTGTGGATTTCAATTTCACCCAGAATCGATTCTCACAACTCATGGCGCTAAATTGCTTGAACAAACTCTGGTTTGGGCACTAAATTAAAAGGGAGATGAAAATGCAAGCTATTTTCAACAAATTGTTTAATGCGCAAACACTGACACAACAAGAAAGCCAGCAACTATTTGCCGCCATTATTCAAGGAGAATTAAGTGAACCACAACTCGCTGCTGTACTTATCAGCATGAAATTACGAGGTGAACAACCACAGGAGATTGCCGGTGCAGCCCAAGCATTATTGGCAAATGCACTGCCATTCCCACGGCCAGATTACACTTTCTGCGATATCGTTGGAACGGGCGGTGATGGTGCGAACAGTATCAATATTTCAACCGCCAGTGCCTTTGTCGCCTCGGCTTGCCAGATTAAAATTGCCAAACATGGTAACCGCAGCGTTTCCAGCCAATCAGGTTCTTCTGATTTGCTGGCAGCGTTTGGTATCGCCCTTGACATCAGCGCGGAATGTGCCCGTAGTGCACTGGATGAAATCGGCATCTGTTTCCTGTTTGCGCCACATTATCATCTGGGATTCTGTCATGCGATGCCGGTACGTCAACAACTGAAAACCCGGACTATATTTAATATATTAGGTCCTTTGATTAACCCGGCACGTCCGCCATTAGCATTAATTGGCGTCTACAGCCCGGAGCTCGTTGAACCGATTGCCCGCACCTTACTGGTTCTTGGCTATCAACGGGCAGCGGTTGTACACAGCGGAGGCATGGATGAAGTCGCCCTGCATGCACCAACGAAAGTGGCAGAAATTAACGATGGAGAAATTATCCATTATCAATTAAATGCTGAAGATTT is from Photorhabdus laumondii subsp. laumondii and encodes:
- a CDS encoding glutamine amidotransferase-related protein codes for the protein MANILLLDNVDSFTYNLVDQLRNHGHQVVIYRNTVATEMIMQQLRMLSSPLLMLSPGPGKPSDSGCMPQLLQQIIGKIPVIGICLGHQAIIEAYGGKISAADEILHGKASLAKHDNQAMFANLENPLPVARYHSLTGSRIPSELTISARCGDTVMAVRHDKHKVCGFQFHPESILTTHGAKLLEQTLVWALN
- the trpD gene encoding anthranilate phosphoribosyltransferase, which codes for MQAIFNKLFNAQTLTQQESQQLFAAIIQGELSEPQLAAVLISMKLRGEQPQEIAGAAQALLANALPFPRPDYTFCDIVGTGGDGANSINISTASAFVASACQIKIAKHGNRSVSSQSGSSDLLAAFGIALDISAECARSALDEIGICFLFAPHYHLGFCHAMPVRQQLKTRTIFNILGPLINPARPPLALIGVYSPELVEPIARTLLVLGYQRAAVVHSGGMDEVALHAPTKVAEINDGEIIHYQLNAEDFGLQRHPMSALKGGSPVDNHEMLSLLLQGRGKKAHADAVAANVALLMKIHGQEDLRHNTQQALETIHSGRAYERVIALATRS